In Mytilus edulis chromosome 8, xbMytEdul2.2, whole genome shotgun sequence, the genomic window caaaaaagttTGACCCTTCAAAAATATGTAGAATAAAAATTCATTCAGCAAGATTTACTCACTATGGAcattttcaaacatgtttaatatgtattACAACATGGCAAATATTCCAATACTATTTCTAGATTTATTGTCTGTTTCGGTATGTGCTGTTGGTTTGCTGCTTCACTGGATTTTGCCCTACTCTCCATTCAATCCCATGTTATTAAGAAACTATATATAGCTTCATGATAAAGAGCACAAACGTCAACATCTCTATTCATATATTGTGACATAAAGAAGGCAAGCAACGACAATGGAATATAAATAGTCATCAATCAAACTTTTTGAACCCATTAGAGAAAAATAAATGCCATAAAATGAACTATATACGAAAATTaactttaatatgtttttttaatttacttctgAAATATCTACTGAAGAGGAATGGAACACTGTAGGGATTGATGGCCATGATTGTTGGGTGCtgaaagtccagtggcaaatagttcatggaTGTTCATGACAATCTTGAATTATCAGTTCAATAATCATATGCAGTTTATTATTATAGAGAGTTTGACTACTGATGGACCCATTacttatatatcattttattctggtatcacctaagcTGAAttaaggtatacagaaaaacattcATTGCGTTATACATTTGTTGAGGAAGCATTAAATTAATATGAGTTATATTACTAAAACAAACGAGGATATGTCACTTTATAATATCGGTAGGCTGTCCTAATACCATCAAACATGTACTAggtacatatttatatattggcAATCATGAAAAGATAATTCATAatcgataccaggattaaatttttgtacgaCAAGCGTGTTTTGTCTAAAAAGTAAAGACTCATTGGTGATGCTCGAATCGCGCCTGACATTTAAGATACAACTCACCACATATTTAATGTTGGCTTCTGTGTCTAAGATAACGGTTCCACCTTGTTGCCACGAATCTCCTGCTAGATGTCCAGTTTCATAACCAAGTTTAATACCTGAAGGTATTAATAAGGCAATAATATTTTTATGACTCAACATTTGCCTTTATCTAACAGATAAAAGCTCATATATATACCAACCCAATTTCTTGATTGAATCAGTTTGTTTAGTATTTGGTGTTTCCACATTAAaccatattttttcaaaagaaCTTCTTGCCAAACAAGGTGTCATTGCAATCAACGTGTATGGTATCAAACAATAAGATGCAGAGTCGTTACTATAgttgtcaatctaattaaaatattgatctctaaTCAGAGATCAatgtcaatctaattaaaatattgatctctgattacgttatactacatatgctcatatgtagtataacgtaatacTACATAtgctcatatgtagtataacgtaatcagagatcaatattttaattagattgtatagTTGTATGTTATTTTGGTTATTGTATTTATTGATGATTAAAGAAACTCTGAGTACGATTTTGCGTCCATGGGTGATATTTTTTCAACTAATCAAATTGTAAATATACgtcaaaaaaaaactaaaacaaaactgACAACAGTATATCATGCTTGCTATCAAAAGTAATTTTAAATTTTTCCTAATATAACTTTCgatttttcaaatttacttaAGTTACTTACACCTGTTTTCCTCATACCTTCAGTTACTCCTTTCATTCCATATTTACGCAAACCAGAAACAATTGGCATTACAAGTGATCTGAACCGACCCCTCTTTAAACTGAACAATTTATACAGATGAAGTTGTGGGTCCGAGTACAGATCTCCACAAACCGGTACTGTTGTAATCTCGAGGAATTCTGTCGTCTGCGCTGGTGTTGAGTTGCTGATGAAGACAAGCCTGATGTCATTCTGAGTAAGTGTTGACTCGATTTGACGAAAGGCCTGAATCTTCATCTGactacaaaacataaaatatcttGTAACAGGACAAGGATTTTCTGTTTTGTCACTTATCATTTTCCTTTGATACCactttcaaaattttacatgttATCTTGATATAGTACGTATAACCTAGGTCCTACTTGTTTCCGGAAAAAGGCGTATGCCTTTCACCGGTGGCGAACGCCCGGTGCACTTGTTTCACAAAATTTTGGATGCGCGCGCAATAACGGCTTACGCCGCCCTCGCCTATCTCAGGACTTAGGCGAAGGCGGCGCATTTTcatttcaagatggcggaaagcCGGAGTGTAAGTGAGAAAAACTAAAGGTTACAAATACTGAAAAACAACCAGTAAACGAAAACATATTATTGTTATGTGCAATTTATCTTCATACTTCGAAGATGGTGAAGAGAAAacgttcttttttttaaaacataataattaatCTCTAAACCTATTACGAAacagaaaatttctttaaaaacaaagcAATGACAACCTAAAATACAATTCaattaagataataaaaatattaaagcatGAATATTTTCGTCAATGTTTTAATAAAACTCCTTAAATATGTAATTATGCAAAATGCAGATTTAAAGGCTAAATTATTATTTTCCTAATGTTGGATGATATGCCGGTTTACTTGTTTTGAGTCAAAATACGGCGTACGCCGTTAGCCGTTCGCCTATCCTTTCTGAAACAAGTTGGACCCTAGCGATAATCAATTTTGAGAGGAACAACTGAAGTTGTGTAAGGTGGTACAAGAGGTTTTTTTGCAGTAAATGTTTCTTCCTAAACAGATATAGGACAGATAGGAAGCCAGGAATTCCTTTATATAAACCTGAATCTTTTTAACAAGAGTTATAGGAGAAAggtattttttgacaattttctaCGGAAAGTGATAATAAGAACTTGAGGGTAGATATTTTGAGGTATGAAACCAGAGGCTCTcgagagcctgtgtcgctcacctgtggTTACTGCTGCTTTGGAGATCACGAAAAATAAGGTTACAATCCTAATTAATAGTATCAGATATTAGATATTATAAGATACTAGTATAATGATAcctaagataataacaaaaaacggcaaaatttccgtaaaataactaactcaggggcagcaacccaacaaagggttgtcgaattcatctgaaaatatcacgGCAGATACAACTAACTTGGATGGATATtgccttgtcagatttgctcaatGCTTTTATAAttagtttcagaaatataaaccaaaaactgcattttatcgttatgttctatttttagcaatgtcgGCCATGTTGCTTGGAAGGCGGGGTCATCAGACACgtgtttaaaacaagatacacTAAAGATGATTatgccaagtttggttgaatttgtttCAGTAGTTTCAcattttcagaggagaagattttggtaaaagataacaaaaaattacgattattttaaaaaattactataaagggcaataacctCTTAAGGGTTCGACTGACAATTTTGaacacgttgacttatttgtagatcctacttttctgaacattattgctgtttacagtttatctctatctataataattatcaagatattaaccaaaaactgcacaatttccttaaaaaaaaaacaattcaggggcagcaacccaacatcagaTTTTGGAATTCGTCAGAAAATTGCAAGGcggatagatcttaacctgatgaacattttaaccctcatgtcagatttgctctaaatgctttagtttcagagatacaaGTCTTACccttgtgttctatttttagctatgtcggccttgttggttggcaggctgggtcatcagatacattttttaaaactaaataccctataGCTAGTGATGATTGCGGTCACGTTTGGTTAAAtctgacccagtagtttcagaggagaagaattttgtaaaagataataaCAGACGACGAAGACGAtggacgacggacaccaagtgatgagaaaatctcactttacctttcaggtcaggtgagctaaaagagAAATCGGTTTCCAATGAAACAAATTAGGTATAGAAATCATGCAGTCAAAGTgaattaaggttcatcataacaaacggactaATATGGCTGTATTTTCATGCCAAAAAATGCTGTGAGTACAGACTTTAATACCTGTGAAGTTGGGAAAattttaatgcctggcatccactaggtttaataaagttaaatgcattttgtgtttcagaaagataaaatctcttttggattttgatgggcattatttttccttcatgcaaaaggtgCGAAAtttaactaagttgtggtacaactatgagatgctccctcaggtatAAAAACCGGTTTGTAATGTTTTGATTGTCCCTCGGATTGTCCTTTTAATGACACGGACAACAGGTATCTTCACAACTATAGATGAGTTgaagagtttatctgagtcagtgagtggacagtatcacaGTAATTcaggtttttgtttatttttacaccttttgcagaaaggtaaaaaaaaatgcccatcaaaaaccaaaaaagattttatctttcttaaacacaaactgcattcaacttttatatatctagtggattctaggcattaaaactttccaaacagcacaggtaaatCTGtgcacagagtagtttttgaggtaaaaatacggccatatttgtccatttgttatgatgaaccttaattatACTTACCATGCAATTCATGCCAGATTTCTTAAGAATACcaataaagtatatttttttatatccttGGGTAGAACGACATTCGCGGGTACTTCAAAGCCCTCTTTGGAAAACAAAGTAATCTTTCCAAGTTCATCTGCAATAGATTTGTCACTAGCCATCTTGTTTTCATACGTGGTCAATAATGTGGAAAATGTAAATACACATAGATTGCTCGCTTACCTGTGAAAATTTAAAATACTTGATTATAAATTATATTAGCGATcataatgattttttattatataatagacttaAACGATCGtttaatattttcacattgaTTTAATTATTAATTAGCAAGGTAAGATTCTTCAAAATCTGACAGTACTTTATCCAACGAATAAAATAGGGGCAATTTCATTGTTGAATTTGTGTTataaataaacattgataaagtAGTAGCGGAAGTAGCAGAAACTAAGACAGAAAAATGGCGTTATCTAAACAGAAAGAGGTTCAGTTGGATTTATTTAGTTGTCCGATCTGTTCCGAAACAGTTAAACAGCCGAAAATTTTACCTTGTCTTCATTCGTTTTGTAAGCAATGCATACACGAACACATTCTAAACATGGGACGGAACAAGACTAATAAACTTACCCAGTTTTCATGTCCAGTTTGCAAATCAGTTGTAAAACCTAAAAATGTTAAAGCAACTATAGATGAATGGTCAGCGTCACTTCAAAATAATCTAATTCTATCAATTATGATTGCACGAAACAAAGAAGACAAGCAACAAGACTGTGGAGCTTGTAAACGACACCAACAACAATCCATGGCCAAGTTCTGGTGCAAAGAATGCGATGAAACGTTCTGTGACAAATGTAATACAATGCACAGCTGGGTGAAGCTTTCCTCTACACATCTTGTGGTTGCGCTTGAAGAACTGGAATCTAATACATCCGGAATCGACTTGCATGCGGTCTCGGAACAATGCAATACCCACCCACAGAATAACATTGAGCTTTTTTGTTTCAACCACGAACAATTATGCTGTATTCAGTGCGTCTCTTTGAACCATCGGAGCTGTGAACATGTTAAATCGATTGAAGAAATAACCGGTTCGGACGACGTTTGCGACACTCTTCGTGATAAACTGGAAAGCATTAAATACGCAGcaattaaacttttaaaagaaaaggAACAgcaaaaaagtaattttaaagcTATGACCGATATCACAGAAGAAGAAGCTACACAATGTCTTGAAATGGTAAAATCAAGCCTAGACCGTTTATTTGAAACATTTACGAAACAGTTGCACTTATTTCGTGACGATGAAAATACTAGTTCCAACATTCGAATACGTCTACTGGAACAATTAATTGCAAGTCTTGATCACTGGATGAGTGTTGACAGAGTTGTTAGAGAGCTGGGAAcaagaaaacaatattttatccACGTTGACACATTGAAGAAGCAACTCAAGGCAAGTGTTCGTCAAATAGACAAGGCCATCAGAAATGATCATTTACTTGACCTCAAATTCGTAAAGAATGAAATTTTAGAGCACTTGGAAACAGCAGAAAACATAGGtagatttgataaaattgagaaaaacgaTTTAGCTGGCCAAGCCGATGATGTATTCAAGTGCTGTAAAGTATTAGGCGTTAAACTTTATCCAGAATATGAGGATGTCAGAGTGGAATTAATTGAGACTTTTCACATCAATGGTTCAGATTTATGCTGCGGAGTGTGTATAGGAAATGACCACATTGTTCTTGGTACCAATTCGGAGCAACTTCAGATAGTTGACAAAAAAACTGGAACTGTTGTTACAAATACTGAGTTAAGCGGGGATCCTCGCCGTTTGTGTTACGACAAagaacaaaatttaatatttgtcTCGTGTACATCCAGTCAACTGTACAAAGCAGAGATAGCAAGGGACACCATTAAAGAACCAAAGTTGCTTACTTTTAATAACGATGATGTGGGAGCATTGTGTAAATACCGTGAGGACATTTATGTTGTGGTAGATAATGCCATTAAAAAATTCTCCTCGACTGCAAGCCCTGACAGTTCAGAGGGAATGACATCTGTCGTGTCTGTAAATACAGATTGCAGTGTCAATGGCATGAATATTTATCGGAGAAAAATTGTTGTTACTACCAAAAATAACGAAATTAAATGCCTAACGCTTCAAGGAGATGAAGTGTATTGCTTTGACGACGAAGAAAGTAAACCGATTGAAAGTATAATCGTGTTGTCATCCGGTTTAACTTTATTTGTTAATCGAGCTAACGAAGGATCATTGCATGTTCTCTCTGAAGACGGTTCCAGGCACAGAAGAATTCTTGACAAGTTCGATAATATTAAAAAACCTCGCGATATCTTTTTAGACAATGACGATGACGAAACATTGTTTGTTGTTGGTGGAGAGTACATGGAGATGTATAGAATTAAATCTTAACTATCAATCGCATTTGTCATAAAACGTTTTAATTAATCTTATGAATAACACTTGTAGtgcaaaaaaatatgtaaaaattagAAGTAGGAAGTTTTAGAGTTGACACGATTAGTTTTAGGTAACAGAAGTGACCATGTGTTTTCAgtcaattaaaattgaaatagataTACACGAGACTTTCATGTTTCTAGTATTTCATTTTGAACGAAGCAATTGACATGATTTCTTCAAACTAAACTATTTTCCTTCTGTAAAATTGGAGGTCGATGATACCAATGGGACATTCAAAACTCATATAAGTCAAAGAGAATGCCATGGCTAAAGGCGACAGACGATAAAAAGACACAGAAGGCCACTACAggctacatagaaaactaaaaactgaccAACACGAATCTCATCAAACTCTGTAGGTGATCTCAACCGATCGTCAGAAGGGTTGAAAAATCCTGCATCCCTAGTTTATGTTACGTGGGTCGGGCAAAGATgatgaatttctaaaaaaaaagtagcTCCTACCCAAATGCTAGTAATGAAGTCAAAGATGGTACTTGTTTGTACGCATTGTACCTGTCGATAATCTATAAAACAACAATAGGAATTTCAATACATATATGTTCGTTTATAGTATACAttgaaatttgtatatatactgagccaaaacgtttagcaacaaaaatatgaaattttaattagggccccgcctttaggcgggtcaccctatagtgatcagtctgtctgtccgtccgtccgctATAGTGACCAGTCTGTCTgtacgtccgtctgtccgtccgtccgtccgtaacactttaactttgtgtccgctccatatctagagaaccattatgatttcatactttatacttaacatgtttattaaccaccaccagagggcgtgtcatgatgtatgtacaacttcctaggtcaaaggtcaaggtaaaaaaactggtttcagttgacaaccctgagtcctgtggtgaagatcgtgtccgctctatatcttgagaaccgttatgatttcaaagtttatacttgacatgtatatgaaccaacaccagagggtgtgtcataatttatgtacaacttcctagggcaaagttcaaggtcaaaaactttggtttcagttgacaaccccatgtcctatggtaaagattgtgtcagctctatatcttgagaaccgttatcattttaaagtttatacctgaaatgtatataaaccaatatcagagggtatgtcataatttatgtacaacttcctagggcaaagttcaaggtcaaaaactttggtttcagttgacaaccccatgtcctatggtaaagattgtgtccgctctatatcttgagaaccgttatcattttaaagtttatacctgaaatgtatataaaccaatatcagagggtatgtcataatttatgtacaacttcctaggtcaaatgtcaagtcaaaaactttggtttcagttgacaaccccatgtcctatggtaaagatcgtgtccgct contains:
- the LOC139484897 gene encoding peroxiredoxin-like 2C, translating into MKIQAFRQIESTLTQNDIRLVFISNSTPAQTTEFLEITTVPVCGDLYSDPQLHLYKLFSLKRGRFRSLVMPIVSGLRKYGMKGVTEGIKLGYETGHLAGDSWQQGGTVILDTEANIKYVHVEEHPADWPDMEKVLPLMGIQNTSIDYKKAVNDWLKAREESTSKS
- the LOC139484894 gene encoding uncharacterized protein; the protein is MALSKQKEVQLDLFSCPICSETVKQPKILPCLHSFCKQCIHEHILNMGRNKTNKLTQFSCPVCKSVVKPKNVKATIDEWSASLQNNLILSIMIARNKEDKQQDCGACKRHQQQSMAKFWCKECDETFCDKCNTMHSWVKLSSTHLVVALEELESNTSGIDLHAVSEQCNTHPQNNIELFCFNHEQLCCIQCVSLNHRSCEHVKSIEEITGSDDVCDTLRDKLESIKYAAIKLLKEKEQQKSNFKAMTDITEEEATQCLEMVKSSLDRLFETFTKQLHLFRDDENTSSNIRIRLLEQLIASLDHWMSVDRVVRELGTRKQYFIHVDTLKKQLKASVRQIDKAIRNDHLLDLKFVKNEILEHLETAENIGRFDKIEKNDLAGQADDVFKCCKVLGVKLYPEYEDVRVELIETFHINGSDLCCGVCIGNDHIVLGTNSEQLQIVDKKTGTVVTNTELSGDPRRLCYDKEQNLIFVSCTSSQLYKAEIARDTIKEPKLLTFNNDDVGALCKYREDIYVVVDNAIKKFSSTASPDSSEGMTSVVSVNTDCSVNGMNIYRRKIVVTTKNNEIKCLTLQGDEVYCFDDEESKPIESIIVLSSGLTLFVNRANEGSLHVLSEDGSRHRRILDKFDNIKKPRDIFLDNDDDETLFVVGGEYMEMYRIKS